Genomic window (Alligator mississippiensis isolate rAllMis1 chromosome 7, rAllMis1, whole genome shotgun sequence):
TAACTTCCATATATTCCATATATTTATACACAACATACGGTTACTGTTTTTAGGATTTCTCTTGTTTATGTAATAAATGGTTTTGTTATTTCTTATGCCTTTCTAATTGATTTTGGTAAGTGTGATTTTAGAGCATTTCACACAACAGGCTGCTCACTCCTACAGGAGGACCTATAATTCCTTGCCCAAGCTAAACAACAGACACGATTCAAATCACTTCTCTTACTTGAATAATTTGCTGCCATTTGCCACTTTGGAGTACAAATATCATCTCAGTCCACGCCTAACagcctatgggggggggggggttgtttttgttttttacttttgaCTCAACTATATTTTAACTTAAATCATTAACAAGGACTCCAGATTGTAGTCTGGCATGCAGCTGGCTATTGCCACATCCTCACTGAGAAGAAAACAACCAAATATCACCAGAGATGCTCCTGCATTTTTCTGACATTCTTGCCTGGATTTGGCTGTGATTATTTTGGATGACCAGTCCCATCCCTACTTGGGACTGTTTCTCTAGTCTCACGGTCCATATCATCCAACTTCCATTGCTTTCATAGTGAGTGctgttttttccttaaagatgAACTCTGGAAGCACGTGCATCCTAACAGCTATTCTGTTGGTCACTGAATTTTGCAGTCAGTCACTAACACATGCTCATCACACAGAACGATTCATGCAGCTGTTCTGGCCTTCACTAACCAGCATCTTCTCCAAGACAGTATCATTACCTGCAATAAACAATGATTACAGGTAACCATTACTTCTCCCTGTGCAGAATACTGGGAGCAGatcatatagaaaggttggactgAAAACAAGATGAAGAAAAAGACCTGCATTGCATGTAGGAGCAATAGTCTTGGACCAGGACCTCAGCGTACTACCACCTGCACAAATAGAGCCAAAGATAGTGCTTGTACGATAGAAGGATAAGACAAGAGAGAACCGATGGAAACAGGCAGACAGGTCGGGTATACAAGGAAATGACGATACCATATTGGATTGCATGCTAGGCAGTGTACTCAGTACAACAGCTGCCTAACCATTGTTCTGTTTATGACTCCCTTGTTAAACGTGAACAGCAAATGGACAAACAAAGTAATTCCATACTCATTTAAAAACATCATTTGAGCTCTGGATCCTCTCCCCTTCTTGCTATTCCTTGTTCATTGGGAGGAAAAGAATGAGGCTGCTGAATGTGCACCCAGCAACACTTATCTTCAGCTGGTGAATGATCCATGAAACAAACAGTGATCAGAGACTCCTTGCCTCAGGTATGTAACTAGATACCAGCTGGCATCAATTCTCTAATTTAACCTTCAGAAGGGCATAGCCATATGGCCTCAGTGTGGTACCTGGTAATTTCTAATCTGCCAATTGAGCTAGGGACTTGTTCAGCAAATCCTccagttaatttaaaaataattataggaGCTTTACCATCATTCAAAATCACTCCCCTGAACTAACATGCAATTTCAAAGCAaccagattaaaagaaaaaagttctcTCTCGCCCATGTAAGCGCACAGGGAAATGTTTAATGTAACATTGAACAAAGCAATCTGCTTTCCATTTCTGGAGGGCAGCAGTTCTGGGCTGTATGCCTAGaaagtgaacttctgttttaTCTGTAGGATGGTGATTTCCTGCCGTACCAGCTGTCTAGCTTGAAGAAGCAAAAAATCTTTTACAATAATTCacaatttccttttattttttttaacaggctTTTACTTGGCTTTTACTTTTTACAGGCTTGGCTTAAACATAATTGTTCAAACAAACCTAATTCCAATTGCCTTAAAAAGCCAAACATCCTAGCATCTCATGCACAACCAGTCTATTTTAAAATCTGTCCCCTCCCTCTTAGGTCTGGCATATTAGCTACGCTGATTCTTAAGTCACTTGAAACATCTAAACACAATTCTGGAACAATGAGAACCTTGACTTGTGCTACAGGGACATCTGCTTTTCAGCTCAGAGCCTGAGCTTTCTCACCAGGCTTCAATGTTAACTCCATTCCCAAAATTAGGAAGTTCTCTGCACCCACAACATCTTGTGCTCTCCCCCTACACTACAGCCTTTAAGAGATGCTCTCTTAAATATCCCCCAAACTTAAAATCAGTGGATCTATCAGATGAACATCCACTTCCAACTGCTGATTGATGACAAGGATCTCATCTGATACATCAAGTATTAAGGGAAGGTTTCATTTTAACCATAACTCTTATCCTGCCTCCTTTTCCTTCAGAAAGCATTTGGAAGGAGAAACATAGGTTTCAGCATCTTTCAGAAGGTATTAAAGTCAGTGTTAACTGGATTTTTTTGGAGTAGGGATACGAAAAAAAAAGTAGGAATGAGCTGGGGTATTGCTGCTGCTACCTTGTTAAAATCCACTCCTGATTTCTTGACAACAGAAAATAGCCTACATAAAAAAGGGACCTGAAAGAACAGCCAAGAGAGAAACCCCAGGTCCTGTTCCTAATGCTTACTTGCACATGCAACCTCACTGCTGGAGAAAGTGCAGCAGCCACTTTAACCCAGCAAACCTGTACCATTGTTGGGCTGTTTAAGACATTGCCTGAAGGTACCTCTCAGGTCAAAGATTCATGGCACCAACACAAAACAGTTCTGTCTGGCTGAGCAAATATATTTTAACCAAAGAGTACTATTACTGTCTTACTGGAGATGGTTTAAGTTTGCAATGGTTTCTTACAAAACATTAAAGATGCAtgcaaatgatttttaaaaatatccgttttaattaaaaaaaaaaatctagtttcttTTCCATTCCTTTTCAGTTTCAAATGTCAGGATACTACTTCTTCCTCTTTAGCTATTCACATAAGCCAAATATTGTGGACCCATGGACAGAGCACTGGGTTGTGATTCAGGTGCCTTGGGTTCAGTCCTGTCAGCCACTTCGAGCAAGGCCCTGACCTTCCAGCACCCTAGATtcctcatttttaaaatgggCAAATACCAACCTCCTTTCTGGAGTAATTAAAGGTCTTCAGAGGAGAAAGTGCTACCTAAGACCCAAGTCTTTTGGTTTAGTTTCACACTTAATGGAAATCATAGGGagattttttctttgtatttttttagCTCATCTCATTAGCTTTTCTCTTTTGTGGGAGGGAGTAGGAATTTCAAAATCATTTCACAGAAAATGCTGTCAGAAAATTACACCAGGTGGAAAACTTTTATGGTAAATGCTGTCAATGAAATCTCAGTTTTCATCAAACATGAAAGTCCTATTACTGTTAAGTCTACtgaagcagggctgtccagatggctgcccacaggccacatccagccccatggctccTGGTCTGGATGCTGCTCCCCTCATTGCTGCTGTAGCCAGGGTCTTCAGggtctccctccctcttccttctgcttccttcctctgCATCTGGAGACAATATGGTGCAGCAGAGCATGCAGAGCTGAGGGAACTTGTGGCTAGGGGGATTTAGGAGCCCCTATGTAGTGTGGCATTAGGGCACCAATGCTATGTccagtggagggagagggagcagctaTATCAGGACACAGGGCACAGCGTGTAGCTGGAAGGTGTGCAgcccactcagaagttggacagcgtTGTACTGAAGCATCAAACAGGGACACCACAGTCAAGACTCGGGTCTCTCTCTAGGGACTGGTGCTGTGCACACACCTGACAAAATAacccctgcagcaggaagctttaaaatatttgtatttatttatttatttgtacacTGTAGTGCCAGCACGTATGTAGTCTTAGAACAGGAGTGCACTATGCTAACTGTTTTACAGGGCTGGTCCTTGCATCTGTTTGCAATCCTAGCAGGGAGCCATGCCAAACCACCAGAACTGACTTTCTCTCATGGACTCATGAGCTGACCTGACACAAAGAGGGCTAGAAAAATGAGGTGTCTGTAGACGTGCAATCAGCTAGCTTACATAACGCACCAAAAGATGGCAGTAGAGGACAAGTTCAGAAATAAAAGGAGATGGCTAGTAGTAGAAACTAGACAAATTCAGATTGTTAAAAATGACCTTATTCTCAATGAGGATAATTAACTGTATGAACAGCTTATGAAGGACTGAGCTGTGTTCCTCCAGCACTGGCAAACTTTAGATCAAAACTAGACATTTTCCCCCAAATGATCCGCTGTAGGATCATTTAGGAATATCCTATTCCTATTTAGGAATAGGAATGAACACAGGTGATACAACAAATTCAACTTCTTGTTGTGAAAGACAAACAGCATGTTCCCTGCTACTCCGAATGTATCAGGTTCATGAAATCTGGTACGGACCTCAAGTCCATTCTCTGctcttcagttttaaaataatctCTCTTCTCTCTCATCAGCATACCAAATACAGCTGGAAGGCACTCAAAGAACTGTCACTTGTTATTTAGGAATCCATTTTCAATGGATAAATGAGATTCCTGATGGAGAGAACCAGCCTGCTTGCCATTTGTCGCCACCTACTTCCAGGACCAACATGCAGAGCATAAACCAACAAAAGCTGTTTTAAGACCCTCTGGCCAAGTTCTCTTTGAAGGGAAGCCAACTGGTAAAGTCTACTGCCAACTTGGTGGAAGTGGTTAGGGCCATGGGGCATAACAGAGCACTGTTTACAACACAAGAAATAAACCTAAGCTTGACCTTAGGGGAGGGACAGCAATGATCAGAAACATTCTTATACTGTATGCCCAGCAACTTCTGATGCCAGGCTCCAGCTCACTCATACACTGAAGTGCAGAAGAGGTTTAATGTGGATAAAGCATCCCTCTGTCCAAGTAAAACCCTTTCTGCACTTCAGTGTATCAGTGAATTGGGGCCTGGCATCAGATGTTGCGGGGAACATGGTATAAGATGTTGGGGCCTGGCATCAGATGCAGTTCTTGATCTGTTTGCGGGATTGTACTTCCCCCTTAGGGGTTGCTTTTGGGAGTAACAGAGACCACAGAGCAGGAAAGCAATAGTTGTGCTCTGTCTGTCCAGGGAGGGTGCCCCCTGCGCCTCCCCAATTACCACAGAAACACTCCACTGTTCTCTCCACACCCATGGCTCCTCAGACCAATCTAGTCCTGATAGCccttgtgccccttgctgcttttgTCTTAGCTAATGACTCCTGCGTCCTTCCTTTTGATATTgagatcccatcctccatcccacTCTCCTCTCCCAGAGCTGTGTTCTACAAGACCCCCTAACAGTGCTAAATTGGGTATCTGGGTCTCATTCCCATCCTGAGCTCTCTTTCTCACTCATAGAAGCTCCTTTCCATAAAGCTCCTTGATTTTGAATTCATTTAATTCCATAAAGCCCTTGGTTTGCCTGGAGCATGATGAAATGTGATTGAGCACATGCTCACAGCCGGTGACAACAGCTCCTAGGGGCTGGCTGCCAAGAACAGTTACAGCCAGGTTGACCAACAGACCTGTCAGTTCTGGAATATGCAGGGCACTCAGATCATAAATCTGGAAGTAACAACCTAGAGCAGGACAGGGAGAAATTAGGACTCCTAGGTCCTCAAGCACAGAGGAAGTTGCCCCCAGCTATTCTGATTTCAGTGACTTCTGCCCGCAGGCATCCCACACACAGTCACTAACCGGGCCACTCTTCTCCACACAGCTCTACTGATTCTATGCTGCTCTGGGCTGAAGGAAGGCATGGGagcgggagggaaggggaagtcgCAACTATctccaaatattttatttcctcaGTGGAGAGGACATGCTACATTACCAGCAGGACCAAAACTAATGCTTCCCCAGGCACCCAGTGCTCTGGTGAGTAGCCAGAAAGGGCAACTCCGGCAGAAAAGAGCTGGTTGGGATGAACTTGCATACGCCTCAACAGTGCAGGGCCTCCATCCAAACGACCATGCTACTCACCAGTCAAGAGACCAGACAGCTTTGgtggtgcccctcaatcctgacctgCAGATCCCTCCTAAAACAGCCCCACCTGGATCACAGGCCTCCCCTTCTCCTAATCTTGTGGAAGATAAGGATTAGTCCCACAGAATATAGGGGGAGATGGGTCATAGGAGCCTGGGAGAAGTCACGTTAAGAGTGACCTGAggtggggcagtgtgtggggaagAGAGTGGAATTGAGAGAGATGTTAAAAACTAAACAGGATACATTCATTTTGTGCCAAGTTCAGAGTCAGTCCTGGTTGCCATACGACAGTGGCCCAACCAGCTTCCTGATAAATCATGCCCACAGCATCACAGTTAGGTAGTGGAACTGGTACTGACTACAAGGGGAGAGCACCCTCACCCCACCCTTGCAGCACCTTGTGCTACACTGAGGCTCTGTCATCAGCATTGACTAAGGGGCAAAACGCCCTACATACCCGCTGCGTAGCACAGCAGCCCCTACTGCACCATACATTTGACAAAGGAACTCCCCACACAGCAGAGATCCAGCCACAATTTAGTCCCCAACAACTGCACAATGCTATATACAACATATATTAGTGGGGAAATCATGCCCATGGTCCCACGGAGAAATACAACCTCCAGGACCCTCTCTGCAGGAGCCCATCCCCTTAAAAATGGTCACAAAATGGAAAACAACTGATAGAGGAGTGCAACCTGGTTAGACTTGGATGGGAGAGTTAAATGAAGATGAGCACAAGAAGGGAGATCAAATCGGGACAGCCCAAACTTTGAAAAGGAGGGGAAATTGGGTCTCCAAATGAGCTGCTCCATCCATTTGCCCCTACACAGAAGGGTGGTGGGAACACAGTGGGATGCGAAGGTGGGACTCAGAAGGAACTGGGAAGTTGTGGAGACAcagaaaaccaaaagaaaaaaaataaggggcTCAAAATGGAGAACTCCTTAAAGTGGAGCTGAAAGCAACTGAAGTCCTCAAAAAGGGGTGACAGAGAAGGATGTCAGCAGGGTCTGAGAAAGACAGCCAAGCTAAAGACAACAGCCTCCATGGCCTATTGAAAGGGAAATGCCTAAACAGTATAACCTCCtatcccagccctgctcacagcCTCAGGACACAATGTCCCTCAGGGCCACAGGGAGGTCAGGGAAGGTGAAGTGGTAGCCGCACTCCAAGGTGCGTTTCGGCACCACTCGCTGACCCTCCAGCAGCATGATGCCTCGCTCAGCCCCAAACACGGCCCGTACCACCACAGTGGGCAAGGGTAGGAGGGCTGGGCGCCCCAGGGCAGACCCCAGTGCACGGGCAAAGTCAGCATTCGAGGTGttgggggaggctggggagacGCCATTGAGGACACCTCGGACACCCTCAGTCTCTAGGGCATGAGACACAATGCCAGCCAGGTCCTGAACATGGATCCAGGGAAAAGGCTGGACACCAGAGCCAATGGGGCCACCAAGGCCCAGACGAAAGGGCCACAGCATCTGTGAGATTGCACCTCCATTCTTCCCCAGTACCACTCCTGTGGAGAGAAGAGAATCAGATAATGCCTCTGTGTCAGCCAGTGCCCCCTAACTGGGCCTTATCAAAGTAGCATCCTCTAGAGAGGAAAGGCCACATGTCCCATTCCCCATTCTTTGTGCTACACAATCTCCCTATCCTGGGCTGAATTGAAGCCACAACACTTCCCCccacgccccccccacccctcccccgaAGGGAAAGGCCTATGGCTCCATTCCCTACCCAACTAAGAAACCTCGTCCCATCACGGTGGGGCGTCTTGAGCCAGAACCCTCCAATGGGGAAGTACCCCATACCCCATTCTCCAACCCCCAAGCCAGTCCCCTCAACCTGGGGCTGATCTGCACTACTGCCCTGCATCCCACCTCACCAGATCTCACCACCACTTCACGGGTGATGTTCCCTGGAATTTTAGCTGCCAACTCCCAGGTGTGCACCAGGCGTGAGAAGAAGTCAAAGTCCCCACCAGAACTGTCTTCGGTATATTCAGTTGTCAGGCTAGGGCGGTAATACCCTGGCAGGTTAACAGAAACGGCTGTTATTGCTGGATCATGGTCCTTATTCCCATGGTCATTCTGTCCCTCACTGAAGCACTACAGATATCCCAACCTCTCCCACAGCCATCATGTGTCGGAGACTATTTTCTCCTCTCTAAGTGATGGAAGCACAACATTTCTTCTTACAATGGGAGAAAGACATTTCCCAGGAGGTTTCAGTGGCTATTTTCTTCCACCTCCCCAAGGGCAGAAGCACATCTATTCCACAAGAGGCTGTACTCCATTTTGCTACAAGGGTAACCTTTTCCTCCCAGCAGTGGTGGAAAGACAAGCCCTTTTGCAGACAGCTGTGTTTTGCATTAGCAATATTATTCATCTATTCCCAATGGCAGAACATCATCAATGTCACCATAAGGTGTGATTTGCCCTTAtgctacaggctagggaactatTTTCCTTTTAGTGTCAGGGACAGAAGCACAAGATTTTGTGAGAAATTTCccaaagaaattatttttcttctgtgaGCATGGGTGGACAGAAATCTGTGTTGTTAGGGAATGTACTCTATCTAGTAAATGGGGACTGCTTTATCACAGTCACAGGAGAATATCAGGACTGCAGGAGACGTGAGGACTATTTTCCTTCTGCGCCAGAAGGGCACAGTAGGTTTGTTAAAGGCTGTGCTGCACTTGGCTCTGCTTCTTCTTTTCTGTTAGTAACCCACAAAAGTAAGAGGCTGCACTCTTCCTTTCCTGTACAGAGGGACTACTGACCCAGCACGGCTGTAGATCAGGACCAAATCACACTTCATCCACATACAGAGTAAATACCTACGCCGGTGACAAGGACCCAGGCACGAGGGGGCTGCTCAGCCTCAGCAATGGCTTTGGCCAAGGTCTTGGTAGTCTCCACCCGGCTGGTAACTACTTCCCTTTGGAAGGCATAGTCCCACCTGCAAAAGCAGAAAGATGGCAAAGGGGTCTTGCGTAGTCATGCCCCTCTGCAATCTTAATACACTCAAtggtttttatttatatatgtgtatgcgTGTGGGTATAAAAATCCACAGCCACATCCAGCTAAATCTTCTCCCTGGAAATGGCAGCCCTAGACGAAGGTTCCCTATAGATATTTCATATTCAAACCAGACTCAGTCCCTGGATGATGCCACAATGCCATACCCTCCCCCTGCTGTGTAGTGGTTCAGGTAGTACAAGCCCCCCCACAACTCAGAGCAGCTGGAGTAAATGGTAGGCAGGACTCTAAGCTCCAGAAGCAGACAAGCAGTCAGCTGCATGCACAATCCAGAACAAGCACTCGTTTAACTAACTGTTCCCCAGGAGAAAACCTCCCAGTGACATTTTACCTCGAATCCCAATTCTCCACCATTTTAAGAATTGTGTTCTCCATCCTCTCTTTCCCTTGTGACATTAAaagagaagggcagggcaggaaacaaCTGTGGTGACAGACTCAATCCCTAGAGTGTAAAGGTCAGTAGCCTACAGTTTACACTCCAAATCTGGCTGACTGTGGCATGGAGAAATCAGCCGCACACAGCTTGGCCCAATCCATCCCACCCCATCTGCCCTGTATCAGGTCACTgatcccctccacagcatgccCCTCGctgctctctccccccaccccaaggtggAAGGTGCTGTAGTTTGTAGGAGGGATTATCCTCCTTCACACAACCCTGCATCCCCCTCTGCATGCATGGGCTCACCTTCGAAGCGGGTTGAGGACATTCTCACCAGCCAGGTTCACGGCAGCATCACAACGGGGTAACCCAGAGCGGGATAGCTCATCCTGGGGACATAGGACAGAGACACTGCCCACTCCCTACTCTCAGAGCTGGCCCCTTGGCCCAGCCTCTCCTATCTCCTGCCCTCCCCAGATTGGCCCCGAGACCCAGGCAGCTAAGCACATGCATGTCCTGCTCTGGGTGACTTTTACCATGCTACAGGCTCCGACCGCAGCTTCCTCCTGAGCCCTGGAGTGTGGCGgctgccaccaggaagagctggaACAATGGCTGGGTCAGAGCTGTccagcccaggcaggagctgccagacaCATCCGGGCCAAGCACTGATCTCCAGGTGAAAAGGAAAGGTCTCCACAGGCCACTACAACTATGGACTCCCATGATGACTGTACCCCACTGAGACTAGAAAACCTGCCCCACACTGTAAAGATCCCCGCAATCTTCCACTCTGGGGATCCAGCCAATCACATACCCAACTGATCCGGTCCTTCCCTGCATAGCGTGAAACATGGGTCACCTCATGCCCTCTGCTCCTCAGCAACTGGGTTAGGGCCGTGCCCACAAAGCCAGTCCCGCCTCCTAGTTTAGATATAATTCGAATtagacagaaagcagagcagggcagcagcttagacactaactggttcagagaggcccAGCAGTCTTGCAGGCCTCTAGGCTGTCAAATGCTAGAACAGATCTGCAAAAATCTGAAAGAGTAGGCTGCTACCTGAgaaagcttgtgcctctctgagatagttagtctctaaggtctCCTCCAGTTGTTACATTTGTCATGAAATATATGCAAATTTCATGCAACAGATTGGAACACGCCAGGCTTTAAAACGAGATAAAAATAGCAAATCCACTGCAAAACTGAGGAATTGGCCACAAAGAAATTGCTAATTGATGCAGCAGGTTTTCTGGTATAGAAGCATCCCAGGGGCAATTTGAAGGTCTGGCCAGTCCCTTGGACCCCCTGCATCCCAGTCCTCCACCTCTCCCTCAGGAAGAAGAGTAAAGGACTCTTATGTGGCTTGGTCTCTCTAGCTAGAAACAGCCCAATGAAGCAGATGATCTGCCTCCCTGGACAACACACACATCACCCCTTGTCCTGCCCT
Coding sequences:
- the SDR39U1 gene encoding epimerase family protein SDR39U1 isoform X2 — protein: MRVVVGGGTGFVGTALTQLLRSRGHEVTHVSRYAGKDRISWDELSRSGLPRCDAAVNLAGENVLNPLRRWDYAFQREVVTSRVETTKTLAKAIAEAEQPPRAWVLVTGVGYYRPSLTTEYTEDSSGGDFDFFSRLVHTWELAAKIPGNITREVVVRSGVVLGKNGGAISQMLWPFRLGLGGPIGSGVQPFPWIHVQDLAGIVSHALETEGVRGVLNGVSPASPNTSNADFARALGSALGRPALLPLPTVVVRAVFGAERGIMLLEGQRVVPKRTLECGYHFTFPDLPVALRDIVS
- the SDR39U1 gene encoding epimerase family protein SDR39U1 isoform X1, producing the protein MVADNSSPTAPPRAGGKGGGTGFVGTALTQLLRSRGHEVTHVSRYAGKDRISWDELSRSGLPRCDAAVNLAGENVLNPLRRWDYAFQREVVTSRVETTKTLAKAIAEAEQPPRAWVLVTGVGYYRPSLTTEYTEDSSGGDFDFFSRLVHTWELAAKIPGNITREVVVRSGVVLGKNGGAISQMLWPFRLGLGGPIGSGVQPFPWIHVQDLAGIVSHALETEGVRGVLNGVSPASPNTSNADFARALGSALGRPALLPLPTVVVRAVFGAERGIMLLEGQRVVPKRTLECGYHFTFPDLPVALRDIVS
- the SDR39U1 gene encoding epimerase family protein SDR39U1 isoform X4; this encodes MFHAMQGRTGSVGWDYAFQREVVTSRVETTKTLAKAIAEAEQPPRAWVLVTGVGYYRPSLTTEYTEDSSGGDFDFFSRLVHTWELAAKIPGNITREVVVRSGVVLGKNGGAISQMLWPFRLGLGGPIGSGVQPFPWIHVQDLAGIVSHALETEGVRGVLNGVSPASPNTSNADFARALGSALGRPALLPLPTVVVRAVFGAERGIMLLEGQRVVPKRTLECGYHFTFPDLPVALRDIVS
- the SDR39U1 gene encoding epimerase family protein SDR39U1 isoform X3 — translated: MFHAMQGRTGSVGSSWWQPPHSRAQEEAAVGACSMDELSRSGLPRCDAAVNLAGENVLNPLRRWDYAFQREVVTSRVETTKTLAKAIAEAEQPPRAWVLVTGVGYYRPSLTTEYTEDSSGGDFDFFSRLVHTWELAAKIPGNITREVVVRSGVVLGKNGGAISQMLWPFRLGLGGPIGSGVQPFPWIHVQDLAGIVSHALETEGVRGVLNGVSPASPNTSNADFARALGSALGRPALLPLPTVVVRAVFGAERGIMLLEGQRVVPKRTLECGYHFTFPDLPVALRDIVS